One part of the Vicinamibacteria bacterium genome encodes these proteins:
- a CDS encoding tetratricopeptide repeat protein, translating to MNKIRALCAVAVVTLVLPAVYADTPAGRRFEWSTKSPEAKKLLSELQLRIENFQGGAETIELAKKLVAADPNFAIGQYYFSAVTPGPEAEKEYEKSRVLAKNASEGERRFIEAMSYVRTNQGLDFKKSIEPLEALATDYPNERLIQVILGQLYAGDNKGAKALAAFEKCQKIGPKTARVEAFLAGDDLLKGRYVKARTTYESVEKSLPKGSVPFAIRFGVTFSHLYEGNVDAALNSLRTYLAEYKSGGLDQQFPEVFIWNAMARINLENDRLDEAMKDYEKGYESVPGSKLPEDQKQTWLGRLRHGKARVLARQGKHQEAWAEAEAVRSMIEAGGEPAKQYWPAYHYLAGYVKLQAGEYAQAVEHLKQAEPENPFHTLLLARAYEKLGQKEDAKKAYEKIVASEWVGIERPLSYPEAKKKLQSL from the coding sequence ATGAACAAGATCCGTGCCTTATGCGCCGTCGCGGTCGTGACCTTGGTCTTGCCTGCCGTCTATGCCGACACCCCGGCGGGGCGCCGGTTCGAGTGGAGCACCAAGTCGCCGGAAGCAAAGAAGCTTCTGTCCGAGCTACAGCTCCGCATCGAGAACTTCCAGGGCGGCGCCGAAACCATCGAATTGGCGAAGAAGCTCGTGGCCGCCGACCCCAACTTCGCCATAGGTCAGTACTACTTCTCGGCCGTCACGCCCGGGCCCGAGGCGGAGAAGGAATATGAGAAGTCGCGGGTGCTGGCCAAGAACGCCTCCGAGGGGGAGCGCCGCTTCATCGAGGCCATGTCTTACGTGCGCACCAACCAGGGATTGGACTTCAAGAAGTCGATCGAGCCCCTGGAGGCCCTGGCCACGGACTACCCCAACGAGCGGCTAATTCAAGTGATCCTCGGACAGCTCTACGCCGGCGACAACAAGGGTGCCAAGGCGCTCGCCGCTTTCGAAAAGTGCCAGAAGATCGGACCCAAGACGGCCCGGGTCGAGGCCTTCCTGGCCGGGGATGACCTCCTCAAGGGCCGCTACGTCAAGGCTCGCACCACCTATGAGTCCGTCGAGAAGAGCCTGCCCAAAGGCTCGGTGCCCTTCGCGATCCGTTTCGGGGTCACGTTCAGCCATTTGTACGAAGGCAACGTGGACGCGGCCCTCAATTCGCTCCGCACCTACCTGGCCGAGTACAAGAGCGGCGGGCTCGACCAGCAGTTCCCCGAGGTCTTCATCTGGAACGCCATGGCCCGCATCAACCTGGAGAACGATCGGCTCGACGAGGCCATGAAGGACTACGAGAAGGGCTACGAGAGCGTGCCCGGAAGCAAGCTGCCCGAGGACCAGAAGCAGACGTGGCTGGGGCGGCTGCGCCACGGGAAGGCCCGCGTGCTCGCCAGGCAGGGCAAGCATCAGGAAGCGTGGGCCGAAGCGGAGGCGGTCAGGAGCATGATCGAGGCGGGCGGAGAGCCGGCGAAGCAGTATTGGCCCGCCTATCACTACCTGGCCGGTTACGTGAAGCTCCAGGCGGGCGAATACGCCCAGGCCGTCGAGCACCTCAAGCAGGCGGAGCCGGAAAACCCCTTCCACACCCTGCTGCTGGCCCGCGCCTACGAGAAGCTGGGGCAAAAGGAAGACGCGAAGAAGGCATACGAGAAGATCGTCGCATCCGAATGGGTGGGAATCGAGCGACCGCTGTCCTACCCCGAGGCCAAGAAGAAGCTTCAGTCCCTCTAG